In one Myxococcota bacterium genomic region, the following are encoded:
- a CDS encoding CPBP family intramembrane glutamic endopeptidase produces MQRPHFPSPLVGAALVGIAWVLALFLFTLQLDPSHVERSFDIGVVGIAMTLAFGLVATLAARRVPEPQAPRLGLVGFDARLAPALALLLPYVIVASEVDNWIAHLIPPADPQAVRDAIEAARESDTTLAVVQRALFLVGIQPVVVEWLLRGVVQQGAIAYLGRAAGVIFTAIVGIGTINAGGTTPLSWALLSVGSGALLGVVRVASGSLLAPILLHMGWNAIGVAAISLGDALPIPGFNQLDQSFTPPLLLLACTASAGLGFVLVARRLAAQPVVLPIEPDRPRDDD; encoded by the coding sequence ATGCAGAGGCCGCACTTCCCGAGCCCGCTCGTGGGCGCCGCGCTGGTCGGCATCGCGTGGGTGCTCGCCCTCTTCCTGTTCACGCTGCAGCTCGACCCGAGTCACGTCGAGCGGAGCTTCGACATCGGCGTGGTCGGGATCGCGATGACGCTCGCGTTCGGGCTCGTCGCGACGCTCGCCGCGCGCCGCGTTCCCGAGCCGCAGGCGCCGCGGCTCGGGCTCGTCGGGTTCGACGCGCGCCTCGCTCCCGCGCTCGCGCTGCTGCTGCCGTACGTGATCGTCGCGAGCGAGGTCGACAACTGGATCGCACACCTGATCCCGCCGGCCGATCCGCAGGCGGTTCGCGACGCCATCGAGGCCGCGCGGGAGAGCGACACGACGCTCGCCGTCGTGCAGCGCGCGCTCTTCCTCGTCGGGATCCAGCCGGTCGTCGTCGAGTGGCTGCTGCGCGGCGTCGTGCAGCAGGGTGCGATCGCCTACCTCGGCCGCGCCGCCGGCGTGATCTTCACGGCGATCGTCGGCATCGGCACGATCAACGCGGGCGGGACGACACCGCTGTCGTGGGCGCTGCTGTCGGTGGGCTCGGGCGCGCTGCTCGGCGTCGTGCGCGTCGCGAGCGGCTCGCTGCTCGCGCCGATCCTGCTCCACATGGGATGGAACGCGATCGGCGTCGCGGCGATCTCGCTCGGCGACGCGCTGCCGATCCCCGGCTTCAACCAGCTCGACCAGAGCTTCACACCGCCGCTGCTCCTGCTCGCGTGCACGGCGAGCGCGGGGCTCGGCTTCGTCCTCGTGGCGCGGCGGCTCGCCGCGCAGCCGGTCGTCCTCCCGATCGAGCCCGACCGCCCGCGCGACGACGACTGA
- the uvrA gene encoding excinuclease ABC subunit UvrA: MTSGAARGDARARAAGSLLRLPPRPAPDAISIRGAREHNLRDVDLDIPRGKLVVVTGLSGSGKSSLAFDTLYAEGQRRYVESLSAYARQFLDQMSKPDVDAIDGLSPAIAIEQKTASRSPRSTVGTVTEILDYLRVLYARAGEPHCWECGNPISSQTPAQMAERVLRLPEGTRAWVLAPVVRGRKGSYKKELEQLRKQGFVRARIDGAMRDLDDDVAIERTKRHDIDVVVDRIAVKASVGARLRDSIEQALRLGDGLVRIAIGDAGAAAGGHGHGDARAASAGAGAQEWTLSASSSCADCGTSFPEIAPRLFSFNAPSGACPDCNGLGVRHVLDPARIVPDPTLPLARAIAPWRAGRGRVGLYYERLLEGLAAHFGVELATPWGELPARVRDGILFGTGDAAIELALETRKRARKRSVARTWEGVVDELERREATAREDGAIDGAEERELERYRSPVACEACEGARLRPEARSVTLLGRGIHDVARLPIASLPAFVDELEASLTGTRAAVAQRVLGEIRDRARFLCDVGLAYLTLDRPAATLSGGEAQRIRLATQIGSRLMGVLYILDEPSIGLHARDCGRLLASLEQLRDIGNSVVVVEHDEETIRRADWVVDMGPGAGVHGGHVVACGTPAEIEADAASPTGAYLAGRERIAAPRTRRAGSGRALVLGGCREHNLKDVTLRIPLGTLTVVTGVSGSGKSSLVRDTLHRALAARLHGARETPGAFATLAGLEHVDKVTSVDQSPIGRTPRSNPATYVGAFDGIRRVFSQVPEARVRGFGPGRFSFNVKGGRCEACQGDGLLRIEMHFLPDSFVTCQTCGGRRYDRETLAVKYKGASIADVLEMTVEEAATLFENAGAVARPLRMLEEVGLGYLALGQPATTLSGGEAQRIKLARELGKRSTGRTLYLLDEPTTGLHFADVAKLLELLQRLVELGNTVVVVEHHVDVILAADHVVDLGPEGGEDGGEIVVEGTPEDVARCARSHTGRALAERLRRAAR; the protein is encoded by the coding sequence GTGACGTCCGGCGCAGCGCGCGGCGACGCGCGCGCACGTGCGGCGGGCTCGCTGCTGCGGCTTCCGCCGCGTCCCGCTCCCGACGCCATCTCGATCCGCGGCGCGCGCGAGCACAACCTGCGCGACGTCGACCTCGACATCCCGCGCGGGAAGCTCGTCGTCGTCACGGGGCTCTCCGGCTCGGGCAAGTCGTCGCTCGCGTTCGACACGCTCTACGCCGAGGGACAGCGACGCTATGTCGAGTCGCTGTCCGCCTACGCGCGCCAGTTCCTCGACCAGATGAGCAAGCCCGACGTCGACGCGATCGACGGGCTCTCGCCCGCGATCGCGATCGAGCAGAAGACGGCGAGCCGCAGCCCGCGCTCGACCGTCGGCACGGTGACCGAGATCCTCGACTACCTGCGCGTGCTCTACGCGCGGGCCGGCGAGCCGCACTGCTGGGAGTGCGGCAACCCGATCTCGAGCCAGACGCCGGCGCAGATGGCCGAGCGCGTGCTCCGCCTTCCGGAGGGCACGCGCGCGTGGGTGCTCGCGCCGGTCGTGCGCGGGCGCAAGGGCTCCTACAAGAAGGAGCTCGAGCAGCTGCGCAAGCAGGGCTTCGTGCGCGCGCGCATCGACGGCGCGATGCGCGACCTCGACGACGACGTCGCGATCGAGCGCACGAAGCGCCACGACATCGACGTCGTCGTCGATCGCATCGCGGTCAAGGCGTCGGTGGGCGCGCGCCTGCGCGACTCGATCGAGCAGGCGCTGCGCCTCGGCGACGGCCTCGTGCGCATCGCGATCGGCGATGCGGGCGCGGCGGCGGGCGGCCACGGCCACGGCGACGCGCGAGCCGCGAGTGCCGGCGCCGGCGCGCAGGAGTGGACGCTCAGCGCGTCGTCCTCGTGCGCGGACTGCGGCACGTCGTTCCCCGAGATCGCGCCGCGCCTGTTCTCGTTCAACGCGCCTTCGGGCGCGTGCCCGGACTGCAACGGCCTCGGCGTCCGCCACGTGCTCGACCCGGCGCGCATCGTCCCCGACCCGACGCTTCCCCTCGCGCGCGCGATCGCGCCGTGGCGCGCCGGGCGCGGGCGCGTCGGGCTGTACTACGAGCGTCTCCTCGAAGGGCTCGCCGCGCACTTCGGCGTCGAGCTCGCGACGCCGTGGGGCGAGCTGCCGGCGCGCGTGCGCGACGGCATCCTGTTCGGGACGGGCGACGCGGCGATCGAGCTCGCGCTCGAGACGCGCAAGCGCGCGCGCAAGCGGAGCGTCGCGCGCACCTGGGAGGGCGTCGTCGACGAGCTCGAGCGGCGCGAGGCGACGGCGCGCGAGGACGGCGCGATCGACGGCGCGGAGGAGCGCGAGCTCGAGCGCTACCGCAGCCCCGTCGCGTGCGAGGCGTGCGAGGGCGCGCGCCTGCGCCCCGAAGCGCGCAGCGTGACGCTGCTCGGGCGCGGCATCCACGACGTCGCGCGCCTCCCGATCGCGTCGCTGCCCGCGTTCGTCGACGAGCTCGAGGCCTCGCTCACCGGCACGCGCGCCGCCGTCGCGCAGCGCGTGCTCGGCGAGATCCGCGATCGCGCGCGCTTCCTGTGCGACGTCGGCCTCGCCTATCTCACGCTCGACCGGCCGGCCGCGACGCTGTCGGGCGGCGAGGCGCAGCGCATCCGGCTCGCGACGCAGATCGGGTCGCGCCTCATGGGCGTGCTCTACATCCTCGACGAGCCGTCGATCGGCCTGCACGCGCGCGACTGCGGGCGGCTGCTCGCGAGCCTCGAGCAGCTGCGCGACATCGGCAACAGCGTCGTCGTCGTCGAGCACGACGAGGAGACGATCCGGCGCGCGGACTGGGTCGTGGACATGGGGCCCGGGGCTGGCGTGCACGGAGGCCACGTGGTCGCGTGCGGAACGCCGGCCGAGATCGAGGCCGACGCCGCATCGCCCACGGGCGCCTACCTCGCGGGACGCGAGCGCATCGCCGCACCCCGCACGCGGCGCGCGGGCTCGGGCCGCGCGCTCGTGCTCGGCGGCTGCCGCGAGCACAACCTCAAGGATGTGACGCTGCGGATCCCGCTCGGCACGCTCACGGTCGTGACGGGCGTGTCGGGCTCGGGCAAGTCGTCGCTCGTGCGCGACACGCTGCACCGCGCGCTCGCCGCCCGCCTCCACGGCGCGCGCGAGACGCCCGGTGCGTTCGCGACGCTCGCCGGCCTCGAACACGTCGACAAGGTCACGTCCGTCGACCAGTCGCCGATCGGACGCACGCCGCGCAGCAACCCGGCGACCTACGTCGGCGCGTTCGACGGCATCCGCCGCGTCTTCAGCCAGGTGCCCGAGGCGCGCGTGCGCGGCTTCGGGCCGGGTCGCTTCTCGTTCAACGTGAAGGGCGGGCGCTGCGAGGCGTGCCAGGGCGACGGCCTCCTGCGCATCGAGATGCACTTCCTGCCGGACTCGTTCGTGACGTGCCAGACGTGCGGCGGCCGTCGCTACGACCGCGAGACCCTGGCCGTGAAGTACAAGGGCGCGAGCATCGCCGACGTGCTCGAGATGACGGTCGAGGAGGCGGCGACGCTGTTCGAGAACGCGGGCGCAGTGGCGCGGCCGCTGCGCATGCTCGAGGAGGTCGGGCTCGGCTATCTCGCGCTCGGCCAGCCCGCGACCACGCTGTCGGGCGGCGAGGCGCAGCGCATCAAGCTCGCGCGCGAGCTCGGCAAGCGATCGACCGGGCGCACGCTCTACCTGCTCGACGAGCCGACCACCGGCCTGCACTTCGCGGACGTCGCGAAGCTGCTCGAGCTGCTGCAGCGTCTCGTCGAGCTCGGCAACACCGTCGTCGTCGTCGAGCACCACGTCGACGTGATCCTGGCCGCCGATCACGTCGTCGACCTCGGTCCGGAAGGAGGCGAGGACGGAGGCGAGATCGTGGTAGAAGGCACTCCCGAGGACGTCGCGCGTTGCGCGCGCAGCCACACCGGCCGCGCGCTGGCAGAGCGCCTTCGCCGCGCTGCGCGCTGA
- a CDS encoding SurA N-terminal domain-containing protein, whose translation MHIAKRAALLLALVIAPLAAGSRASARELVDGIAAQVGDEIVLISEVEAMIRPYEKRMRDQGATDADIQVMRGEVLERLIEQRLVSTMVKRLELSATDPEVDEAIASIARDAGISVPQLVRSVTSHGLSVAEYREKLRSEIERSKVINGMVRSRVKVGEGELRALYAERHASQPSGGEEVYLRHILVASGTDSLRDQDTACAIAAEGRERIARGEISFPALAREISDVNGERGGDMGWIHTSEIAAWMAPVVRGIGDRGVSDVVVMPFGCNLLEVVERRSFRPVSFEDARPELEQEIGSRKTEQEYVKWIESVRAETYIERKGVYAEGARVLQMQGGRR comes from the coding sequence ATGCACATCGCCAAGCGCGCAGCGCTCCTGCTCGCACTCGTCATCGCCCCGCTCGCCGCCGGCTCGCGCGCGTCGGCGCGCGAGCTCGTCGACGGCATCGCCGCACAGGTGGGCGACGAGATCGTCCTGATCTCCGAGGTCGAGGCGATGATCCGGCCCTACGAGAAGCGCATGCGCGACCAGGGCGCGACCGACGCCGACATCCAGGTGATGCGCGGCGAAGTGCTCGAGCGCCTGATCGAGCAGCGGCTCGTCTCGACGATGGTGAAGCGCCTCGAGCTCTCCGCCACCGACCCGGAGGTCGACGAGGCCATCGCGAGCATCGCGCGCGACGCCGGCATCAGCGTTCCGCAGCTCGTCCGCAGCGTCACGAGCCACGGGCTCTCCGTCGCCGAGTACCGCGAGAAGCTCCGCAGCGAGATCGAGCGCTCGAAGGTGATCAACGGAATGGTCCGCTCGCGCGTCAAGGTGGGCGAGGGCGAGCTCCGCGCGCTCTACGCCGAGCGGCACGCGAGCCAGCCGAGCGGCGGCGAGGAGGTGTACCTGCGGCACATCCTCGTGGCATCGGGAACGGATTCGCTGCGCGATCAGGACACGGCGTGCGCGATCGCGGCCGAGGGGCGCGAGCGCATCGCGCGCGGCGAGATCTCGTTCCCTGCACTCGCGCGCGAGATCTCGGACGTGAACGGCGAGCGCGGCGGCGACATGGGCTGGATCCACACGAGCGAGATCGCGGCCTGGATGGCGCCCGTCGTGCGCGGCATCGGCGACCGCGGCGTCAGCGACGTCGTCGTGATGCCCTTCGGATGCAACCTGCTCGAGGTGGTCGAGCGCCGCTCGTTCCGGCCCGTCTCGTTCGAGGACGCGCGCCCCGAGCTCGAGCAGGAGATCGGGTCGCGCAAGACGGAGCAGGAGTACGTGAAGTGGATCGAGAGCGTGCGCGCCGAGACGTACATCGAGCGCAAGGGCGTCTACGCGGAGGGGGCGCGCGTCCTGCAGATGCAGGGCGGGCGCCGCTGA